The following coding sequences are from one Paenibacillus tundrae window:
- a CDS encoding YwiC-like family protein, translating into MIELKSNGSTNAKPIVIPHEHGGWAMVSVPFLVGVAASSPQWLHLPLFFAWLGLYLTAYPLLQSLKRNANRQRLYKWAAIYGTIALVCLIPAVIGQSSLLWFGPMLVGLLLVNIWHVRHKAERSLTNDLCAMLVFSLGGAAAYLIGSGKWDYGMAIVVLFSFLHFTGSTFFVKSVFRERSNPRWIRLSRLVHVVMLFIPAAVGYPWMGLAYVYSAVRAFRYAGKTMRPMKVGIIEIIGAVQFLLWFILL; encoded by the coding sequence GTGATTGAATTGAAAAGTAATGGAAGTACAAACGCTAAACCAATCGTAATTCCCCATGAACATGGTGGGTGGGCGATGGTCAGCGTACCTTTTCTTGTAGGTGTGGCGGCAAGCAGCCCCCAATGGCTTCATCTGCCGCTGTTCTTTGCCTGGCTTGGCTTATACCTGACCGCTTATCCTTTGCTGCAATCGCTCAAACGAAACGCGAATCGGCAGCGCTTATATAAATGGGCAGCCATATACGGCACGATCGCTCTAGTGTGTCTCATTCCGGCCGTCATTGGTCAATCATCGCTGTTATGGTTTGGCCCCATGTTGGTGGGACTGCTTTTGGTTAACATCTGGCATGTAAGACATAAGGCCGAAAGGTCATTGACCAATGATCTATGTGCAATGCTGGTCTTCTCTCTAGGCGGAGCGGCAGCTTATCTGATTGGCAGCGGTAAATGGGACTACGGCATGGCCATCGTTGTATTATTTTCCTTTTTACATTTTACAGGAAGTACGTTCTTTGTGAAATCCGTCTTTCGGGAACGCAGCAATCCGCGCTGGATCAGGTTGTCACGTCTTGTCCATGTTGTAATGCTGTTCATTCCGGCTGCAGTTGGGTATCCATGGATGGGGCTGGCCTATGTCTATTCCGCTGTGCGAGCATTTCGATATGCAGGTAAAACAATGCGTCCCATGAAGGTGGGGATCATCGAAATTATTGGAGCGGTACAGTTCCTGCTCTGGTTCATCCTGCTGTGA